A part of Terriglobus roseus genomic DNA contains:
- the rimP gene encoding ribosome maturation factor RimP, with amino-acid sequence MAVSMDAIRAAAERVAASHGLEVVEVDFTGAGKARALRVFVEKDAAGRDALKAKATEAANDPDAESLGLPSGVPIEALSGVTHEDCAVFAQDFGTVLDVEELVPGTQEYVLEVSSPGIERRLYKPADYQRFQGFLVAVKLFTPINSMKTLTGRMTFADDAVTLDLSAVKQKGKKKKGTEPPPQTVTIPLRDIEKANLVAEF; translated from the coding sequence ATGGCAGTTTCCATGGATGCAATCCGCGCTGCGGCAGAACGCGTTGCGGCGAGCCACGGGCTTGAAGTGGTCGAAGTCGATTTCACTGGCGCGGGTAAGGCGCGTGCTCTCCGCGTGTTTGTGGAGAAGGATGCTGCTGGCCGTGACGCTCTGAAGGCGAAGGCAACTGAAGCCGCGAATGATCCGGATGCCGAATCCCTCGGTTTGCCCAGCGGTGTTCCCATAGAAGCACTGTCTGGTGTAACGCATGAAGACTGCGCCGTGTTTGCGCAGGATTTCGGTACTGTACTGGACGTGGAAGAGCTCGTTCCCGGCACTCAGGAGTACGTGCTGGAAGTTTCGTCGCCAGGTATTGAGCGCAGGCTGTATAAGCCAGCGGACTACCAGCGATTCCAGGGTTTTCTCGTTGCTGTGAAGCTGTTCACGCCAATCAACAGCATGAAGACGCTGACCGGGCGCATGACCTTTGCAGACGATGCTGTGACGCTGGACCTTTCTGCAGTGAAGCAGAAGGGCAAGAAAAAGAAAGGCACCGAGCCTCCACCGCAGACCGTTACTATTCCGCTGCGGGATATTGAGAAGGCCAACCTGGTGGCCGAGTTCTAG
- the guaB gene encoding IMP dehydrogenase, translating into MLLSAIPEALTFDDVLLVPAFSDVVPTQVNTSTRLTSRITLNTPLLSAAMDTVTESRLAIAMAQAGGMGVVHRNLSIEQQASEIDKVKRSESGMIVDPVTIEPEAPVAAALEVMRKYKISGVPVTKNKKLVGILTNRDLRFVSRTDIPVSDVMTKEKLITVPVGTTLEDAEHILHQHRVEKLLVVNDAYELKGLITVKDIQKKLKYPNACKDEQGRLRVAGAIGATGDFLERAAALVEENVDALAIDSAHGHSSRVLEAVRECKKRFPNVDLLAGNIATYDGCLALIDAGADAVKVGIGPGSICTTRMVTGAGMPQITAISEAYRAAKERGITVIADGGIKYSGDITKAIAAGAGCIMIGSLFAGVDESPGETILYQGRSFKAYRGMGSLSAMAQGSGERYFQGKDDLSGGPKPSLTAPEPTANNRLNKFVPEGIEGRVPYRGLLGDMVYQLVGGLRSGMGYLGCGSIPELQENARFVRISGAGLRESHVHDVVITREAPNYHAE; encoded by the coding sequence ATGCTACTGAGCGCGATTCCCGAAGCCCTGACGTTTGACGACGTCCTCCTGGTACCTGCCTTTTCGGATGTGGTGCCGACCCAGGTAAACACCTCCACCCGCCTTACCTCCCGTATCACCCTGAACACACCTCTGCTCTCCGCCGCCATGGACACGGTTACCGAGTCGCGGCTGGCGATTGCCATGGCCCAGGCCGGTGGCATGGGCGTGGTGCACCGCAACCTCTCCATTGAGCAGCAAGCCTCCGAGATCGACAAGGTGAAGCGCAGTGAGAGCGGCATGATTGTCGATCCCGTGACCATCGAGCCGGAAGCACCCGTCGCTGCTGCACTGGAAGTTATGCGCAAGTACAAGATCAGCGGTGTTCCGGTGACCAAGAACAAGAAGCTGGTTGGCATTCTGACCAATCGCGATCTCCGCTTCGTCTCGCGCACCGACATTCCGGTCAGCGACGTGATGACGAAGGAGAAGCTGATCACCGTTCCTGTAGGAACCACGCTGGAAGATGCGGAGCACATTCTGCATCAGCATCGCGTAGAGAAGCTGCTTGTCGTCAACGACGCCTATGAACTCAAGGGTTTGATCACTGTTAAAGACATTCAGAAGAAGTTGAAATATCCGAATGCTTGCAAGGATGAGCAGGGACGGTTGCGGGTGGCAGGGGCGATTGGCGCTACCGGCGACTTCCTGGAGCGCGCCGCCGCACTGGTGGAGGAGAACGTGGACGCTCTCGCCATCGACTCGGCTCATGGTCACTCCAGCCGCGTTCTGGAGGCAGTGCGTGAGTGCAAGAAGCGCTTCCCCAATGTGGACCTGCTGGCGGGCAACATTGCCACCTATGACGGCTGCCTGGCCCTGATCGATGCGGGCGCGGATGCCGTGAAGGTGGGCATTGGACCGGGTTCCATCTGCACCACACGCATGGTGACCGGCGCAGGTATGCCGCAGATCACCGCGATCAGCGAGGCCTATCGTGCGGCCAAGGAACGCGGCATCACCGTGATTGCCGATGGCGGTATCAAGTACTCCGGCGACATCACCAAGGCGATTGCCGCTGGTGCTGGCTGCATCATGATCGGCTCACTCTTTGCAGGCGTGGACGAATCGCCGGGCGAGACGATTCTGTACCAGGGCCGCAGCTTCAAGGCGTATCGCGGCATGGGATCGCTTTCCGCCATGGCGCAAGGCTCCGGCGAACGCTACTTCCAGGGCAAGGACGACCTCAGCGGAGGACCGAAGCCTTCTCTCACCGCCCCGGAACCGACGGCGAATAACCGGCTCAATAAGTTCGTGCCGGAAGGCATTGAGGGTCGTGTTCCGTACCGTGGACTGCTGGGCGACATGGTGTATCAGCTTGTGGGCGGTCTGCGTTCGGGCATGGGCTATCTGGGTTGCGGATCGATTCCGGAGCTGCAGGAGAATGCGCGGTTTGTGCGGATTTCCGGCGCTGGTTTGCGTGAGTCCCACGTACACGACGTGGTGATTACACGCGAAGCTCCGAACTATCACGCAGAGTAA
- a CDS encoding molecular chaperone Hsp31 → MSKKLQRKAVIAISSYEGAIYPQGHKTGLFFVEALHPFEVLTSAGFEVDLASETGTHGLDYNSLQPPFLSGSDKAVFNNPKHPFMQKLAKLNKAEDLKLGEYGVFFASAGHAALYDYPTAKNLQTLAADVWNREGIVGTVCHGPAILPGVIDAKTGKSIVAGRTVTGFMIEGELIFNILDKMRHDKVVPIVEAVEAAGGYYSTAMNAFDDYSVTSGRLISGTNPESGRNTAERIVRLFDSM, encoded by the coding sequence ATGTCAAAGAAGCTTCAGCGCAAGGCAGTCATCGCAATCTCAAGTTATGAGGGTGCCATCTATCCCCAGGGGCACAAGACAGGCTTGTTCTTTGTAGAGGCCCTCCACCCATTCGAGGTTCTCACTTCGGCTGGCTTTGAAGTCGACCTTGCATCGGAAACCGGCACACATGGTCTTGACTACAACTCTCTCCAGCCGCCGTTTCTCTCGGGTAGCGATAAGGCCGTCTTCAACAATCCCAAACACCCGTTCATGCAAAAGCTGGCAAAGCTGAATAAAGCGGAAGATCTGAAACTCGGAGAATACGGTGTCTTCTTCGCTTCAGCCGGCCACGCTGCACTGTACGACTATCCAACTGCGAAGAATCTGCAGACTCTCGCTGCGGATGTCTGGAATCGCGAAGGCATCGTCGGCACTGTCTGCCACGGGCCAGCGATCTTGCCCGGTGTCATCGATGCCAAGACCGGGAAATCCATTGTTGCAGGCAGGACAGTAACCGGATTCATGATCGAAGGGGAACTCATCTTCAATATCTTGGACAAGATGAGGCATGACAAAGTAGTTCCAATCGTTGAGGCAGTTGAGGCAGCGGGGGGCTACTACAGCACTGCGATGAACGCATTTGACGACTACTCCGTAACCTCGGGGCGTCTGATCTCCGGAACAAATCCCGAGAGTGGCAGAAATACAGCGGAACGAATCGTCAGATTGTTCGACAGCATGTAG
- a CDS encoding 2'-5' RNA ligase family protein, which yields MPNATPQSITAGSVTAIDILLEPDATMLSHAQENNARLLKVFPGGFALDEQHRPHITLLQRFVRTDELEKVYAAAAKVLSTHQISSMRLEAFKYYYTPGKDVGVAGIVIRPTPELLQLQQALIAAVSPFTFETGTVAAFTGPSDPDSDAALISYVTTFVPKQTGKYYSPHVSTGVAKRVYLDKMITERFQPFTFSPVSAAVYQIGPFGTAAKKLKQL from the coding sequence ATGCCGAATGCGACGCCGCAAAGCATCACAGCGGGATCGGTCACCGCCATTGATATTTTGCTGGAACCCGATGCCACGATGTTGAGCCACGCACAAGAGAACAACGCTCGACTGCTCAAGGTCTTTCCGGGGGGATTCGCTCTTGATGAGCAGCATCGTCCCCACATAACGTTGCTTCAGCGTTTTGTTCGTACAGATGAGTTGGAAAAGGTTTATGCCGCGGCGGCGAAGGTGCTTTCCACCCACCAGATAAGCAGCATGAGGCTGGAGGCGTTCAAGTACTACTACACACCAGGCAAAGATGTTGGGGTGGCTGGCATCGTTATAAGACCCACACCGGAGTTGCTCCAGCTACAGCAAGCGCTGATCGCCGCAGTTAGCCCGTTCACGTTTGAGACCGGAACAGTCGCGGCGTTTACCGGTCCAAGCGATCCTGATAGCGACGCAGCGCTGATCAGCTACGTGACAACCTTTGTTCCGAAACAAACAGGCAAGTATTACAGCCCGCATGTCAGCACAGGCGTTGCTAAGCGGGTGTATCTCGACAAAATGATTACGGAGCGCTTTCAGCCGTTCACGTTCTCACCTGTAAGTGCTGCTGTCTATCAAATAGGTCCATTTGGAACCGCTGCGAAGAAACTTAAACAGCTATAG
- a CDS encoding B12-binding domain-containing radical SAM protein — translation MHFALVTAPTITEFRTQEEIASRAVQQAALQPQLGILSVAAVLEAEGDCPHVFDVNAEYLRFAAAAGTDQIDDFAHHLASTIVRANADVYGFSSICSTFPLSLRVARAIKEIRPYATILFGGPQASVVDEKVIGNFPFVDFILRGEAEKSLPILLRELQGDYQFAQVPGLTFRDRQLVRRTPNAPVIEDLDSLASPSYHLSSYLHGAKSASIELGRGCPFSCTFCSTNDFFRRRFRLRSPDRVLAEMRSIATTYGIRHFELVHDMFTVDRKRVVAFCEAMQSSGEDFTWDCSARTDCIDEELLQQMSASGCRGLFFGIESGSVRMQRIIDKDLDPARAQEMLRVSEQLGIRTTASLITGFPEEQWSDVRDTLKIYMQSARCSLSHPQINLLAPLAGTPLHTNHAHELVLEDHCSDMSHQGLGSSEHDLELIRNYPDIFPNFYMIPSPALDREILFELREFLGMAVEHFRWLLCAIAQVEDILKFHESWQAWRLQHCGSMTKSDLRRYYASHNCRSDFLEFVSTSIAGRNDVIMALVQVQQALNLSSTTESDTVAAKPFAPSSLHKEPEAAYLAPGVTLLDLDFDLDALIRSLREGSSSHLESNDSYYATKMNPAGAATLVRISPFLSDALRVGIAGSHSDLQRYVASAFAISDEEAVEGATQALKSSLLQDRWIVTTAAIG, via the coding sequence ATGCACTTCGCGCTCGTCACGGCACCAACGATCACTGAGTTCCGAACACAGGAAGAGATTGCGAGCAGGGCAGTGCAGCAAGCTGCGCTGCAGCCGCAACTTGGCATCCTGAGTGTCGCAGCGGTTCTTGAAGCAGAGGGAGACTGCCCGCACGTCTTTGACGTCAACGCAGAATACCTCCGCTTCGCCGCCGCAGCAGGTACAGACCAGATCGATGACTTCGCGCATCATCTTGCGTCCACAATCGTGCGCGCCAACGCCGATGTGTACGGCTTCAGCTCCATCTGCAGCACATTTCCGCTCAGCCTCAGAGTAGCGCGCGCCATCAAAGAGATTCGCCCCTACGCGACCATCCTCTTCGGCGGCCCACAGGCCTCTGTTGTCGATGAAAAGGTGATCGGCAACTTTCCCTTCGTCGACTTCATCCTTCGCGGCGAAGCGGAAAAATCCCTGCCCATCTTGCTCCGTGAGTTACAAGGCGACTATCAATTCGCACAAGTCCCCGGGCTAACATTCCGCGATCGTCAGCTAGTGCGCCGAACTCCCAACGCACCTGTGATTGAGGACCTCGACTCTCTGGCGTCGCCGTCCTATCACCTCAGCAGTTATCTGCACGGCGCCAAATCCGCATCGATTGAACTCGGTCGTGGATGCCCCTTCTCCTGCACATTCTGCTCCACGAACGATTTCTTTCGCCGACGCTTTCGTCTCCGATCCCCAGACCGCGTCCTCGCAGAGATGCGTTCCATCGCCACGACATACGGCATCCGCCACTTCGAACTCGTCCACGACATGTTCACCGTGGATCGCAAACGCGTCGTCGCATTCTGCGAAGCCATGCAGTCGTCCGGAGAAGACTTCACCTGGGATTGCAGCGCGCGCACCGATTGCATCGATGAAGAGTTACTCCAACAGATGAGTGCCAGTGGATGCCGCGGTCTCTTCTTCGGCATCGAATCTGGCTCAGTACGGATGCAGCGCATTATCGACAAGGATCTTGATCCCGCACGCGCGCAGGAGATGCTCCGTGTTAGCGAACAACTTGGCATTCGTACAACTGCCTCACTCATCACCGGCTTTCCCGAAGAACAATGGAGCGACGTTCGAGACACGCTGAAGATTTACATGCAGTCCGCGCGTTGTTCTCTATCGCATCCGCAAATCAACTTACTCGCCCCACTCGCAGGCACACCGCTTCATACAAACCACGCACACGAACTCGTGCTCGAAGATCACTGTTCAGACATGTCCCATCAGGGACTCGGAAGCTCCGAGCACGACCTCGAACTGATCCGGAATTACCCAGATATCTTCCCGAATTTTTATATGATTCCCAGTCCCGCTCTTGATAGGGAAATCCTGTTCGAACTGCGAGAGTTTCTGGGAATGGCCGTCGAGCATTTCCGTTGGCTGTTATGCGCAATCGCACAGGTGGAAGACATCTTGAAGTTCCACGAATCATGGCAAGCGTGGAGATTGCAACATTGTGGCTCCATGACAAAGTCTGACCTGCGTCGTTACTACGCCAGCCACAACTGCCGGTCCGACTTTCTCGAATTCGTAAGTACATCCATAGCAGGCCGCAACGATGTGATCATGGCGCTGGTGCAGGTGCAGCAAGCACTCAATCTCTCAAGCACCACCGAGAGTGACACAGTAGCAGCCAAGCCATTCGCTCCATCATCACTCCACAAAGAGCCTGAAGCCGCCTATCTCGCACCAGGAGTCACGTTGCTTGACCTCGACTTCGATCTCGATGCACTCATTCGTAGTCTTAGAGAAGGTTCTTCCTCGCACCTCGAATCAAACGACTCGTACTACGCAACCAAAATGAATCCCGCAGGCGCCGCTACCTTAGTGCGGATATCTCCATTTCTTTCCGATGCTCTCCGTGTGGGCATAGCGGGCAGCCATTCCGATTTACAACGCTACGTCGCAAGCGCCTTCGCAATCTCAGATGAAGAAGCCGTTGAAGGCGCAACACAGGCACTGAAGAGTTCTTTGCTCCAGGATCGGTGGATAGTAACCACTGCGGCCATTGGCTGA
- a CDS encoding protein kinase domain-containing protein — protein MNAERWARVKQVFDLAVDAPEAEQRAIVETSCSEDPELVAEVLRLLESDASAGDFLETAAGDLHAYLQPEDRLPRFHQGDVLARRFEIKRFINAGGMGEVYEAWDRELTQEVAVKTILPHIAVHAEVIERFKQEVRLTREISHPNICRVHELFLHDGSEEGPTWFLSMELLLGPTLLEKIRQDGKLSPQLGLLVASQLLSGIEAAHTQGVTHRDFKSGNVILVGLGNGHTRAVITDFGLSIRVPHGEAAVDSVSGMGTPGYMAPEQEEQGRVSPLADQYALGVVLHEMMTGSRPKPTSAGGTARSKAAKQGYPSRWDGVIRRCTQRNPEDRFENIAEVRKALLLPTWRKHPRLLATAAIVLVAAGGALLLRTARTPKVEPCQICDMRQLTPDTDESESPSLSRDGKYLAYSSDQAESGNLDIFVQPLPSGTLRRITHDRSREGDPSISPDGTVVAYRSERNGGGIYVTSVQNPDEATLLVPRGRNPSISPDGQKMLYWTGDPDQSNLSGKLYIMSLAGGTPRQLVSTFLDARFPVWSTDGTSVLFGGCAAHDQSPQGCFDWWTMKIADGVPHPTNAFAKLRAGKLLPSRLNSVNWISDSLIFSASGDSRRSSLLSLALDPNTLEATDQMKWLLNENAADLDPSISSKGDIAFTRTSGALHIWQITHALKGQRHDFEKLTQDADIDGTPFAAEGGRMVVYARGRRRERQILMRDTSTGQESILIQAGTPVLSPIIDETGQWIAYTQMENDGSYAIYDGQRGGTMKRACANCLEPMGWFQHDKAFFFRDEKHRTVNLMNRGDGSQKVILGAPGLSLGDVSWSPENGFLLFIEEKEDRKLMYAVRLNPQTGEAETNWLAIPVGSGTPWHPRWSGDGKTIYYVSNGDGFSCIYGLPFNAKTRAFGAPFDVAHFHKQRASIDNVLPRAFNLSVSGDTIYLNLGEQSSTIQLGKLVNHP, from the coding sequence ATGAATGCTGAACGGTGGGCAAGAGTAAAGCAGGTCTTTGATCTCGCGGTAGACGCTCCTGAAGCGGAGCAGCGTGCCATCGTCGAAACGTCATGTTCTGAGGACCCGGAGCTTGTAGCCGAAGTCCTGCGTCTGCTGGAGTCGGACGCCTCCGCCGGCGATTTTCTTGAAACCGCCGCGGGTGATCTCCATGCCTACCTGCAACCTGAGGATCGTCTCCCGCGCTTCCACCAGGGGGATGTCCTGGCGCGGCGATTTGAGATCAAGCGATTCATCAACGCCGGCGGCATGGGCGAAGTGTATGAGGCCTGGGACAGGGAGCTGACTCAAGAAGTCGCCGTAAAAACCATCCTGCCCCATATCGCCGTCCATGCGGAGGTTATTGAGCGGTTCAAGCAGGAAGTGCGGCTCACACGCGAAATCTCCCATCCCAACATCTGCCGTGTTCACGAACTCTTTCTGCACGACGGGTCCGAGGAAGGGCCGACCTGGTTCCTGAGCATGGAACTTCTCCTGGGTCCCACGCTGCTCGAGAAAATCCGTCAGGATGGAAAGCTTTCCCCGCAGCTGGGTCTCCTCGTCGCATCCCAGCTTCTCTCGGGAATCGAAGCGGCGCACACGCAGGGGGTCACCCACCGGGATTTCAAGAGCGGTAACGTGATTCTGGTTGGTTTAGGAAACGGGCACACCCGTGCCGTGATCACGGACTTCGGGCTCTCCATCCGCGTCCCTCACGGAGAAGCCGCGGTGGACTCGGTGAGCGGTATGGGAACCCCCGGCTACATGGCTCCGGAACAGGAAGAGCAGGGACGGGTCAGCCCTCTTGCCGATCAATATGCCTTGGGCGTTGTCCTGCACGAGATGATGACCGGTTCCCGTCCTAAGCCAACATCGGCCGGAGGAACTGCGCGAAGCAAAGCTGCGAAGCAGGGTTACCCCTCCCGTTGGGACGGAGTCATTCGGCGTTGTACGCAACGCAATCCGGAAGATCGGTTTGAAAACATAGCTGAGGTTCGGAAGGCACTCCTGTTACCCACCTGGAGAAAGCATCCGCGCTTGCTTGCAACTGCCGCAATTGTGCTGGTTGCGGCCGGTGGTGCATTGCTGTTGCGTACGGCTCGCACACCGAAGGTAGAACCCTGCCAAATCTGCGACATGCGCCAGCTCACTCCCGACACGGATGAATCCGAAAGCCCGTCGCTCTCCCGCGATGGGAAGTATCTGGCTTATTCATCCGATCAGGCGGAGAGCGGTAACCTCGACATCTTCGTCCAGCCGTTGCCCTCCGGGACGTTACGACGCATCACCCATGATCGCTCGCGTGAGGGTGATCCCAGCATCTCTCCAGACGGCACCGTAGTTGCCTACCGCTCCGAACGGAATGGAGGAGGCATTTACGTCACAAGCGTGCAGAACCCTGACGAAGCCACGCTGCTCGTACCGCGCGGCAGGAATCCATCCATCTCACCCGATGGTCAAAAAATGTTGTATTGGACTGGGGATCCGGACCAGAGCAATCTGTCCGGAAAGCTGTACATCATGTCGCTCGCCGGGGGCACACCACGGCAGCTTGTTTCCACGTTTCTCGACGCACGCTTCCCCGTATGGAGTACGGACGGTACTTCTGTCCTATTCGGTGGTTGCGCAGCACACGACCAGTCCCCACAGGGCTGCTTCGACTGGTGGACCATGAAGATTGCCGATGGTGTGCCTCACCCCACGAATGCTTTTGCAAAGTTACGAGCGGGCAAACTTCTTCCCAGTAGGTTGAATTCCGTCAACTGGATTTCAGACAGCCTTATCTTCAGCGCCTCTGGCGACTCACGCCGTTCAAGTCTTCTCTCTCTCGCGTTGGATCCAAACACACTCGAAGCGACGGACCAGATGAAATGGCTTCTCAACGAGAATGCGGCAGATCTCGATCCATCCATTTCTTCTAAGGGAGATATTGCCTTTACGCGCACCTCAGGGGCTCTGCATATCTGGCAGATCACACATGCTCTCAAAGGACAAAGGCATGACTTCGAGAAGCTGACACAGGACGCAGATATTGACGGTACACCGTTCGCGGCGGAAGGCGGACGCATGGTTGTGTACGCAAGAGGGCGCAGGAGAGAACGGCAGATCCTCATGCGCGACACAAGCACCGGGCAGGAATCCATACTCATCCAGGCAGGCACACCGGTCCTTTCGCCAATCATTGATGAAACGGGCCAGTGGATCGCATATACGCAAATGGAGAATGACGGATCCTATGCCATTTACGACGGTCAACGCGGCGGCACGATGAAGCGGGCCTGTGCCAACTGCTTGGAACCCATGGGATGGTTCCAGCACGACAAGGCATTCTTCTTCCGCGATGAGAAGCACCGCACGGTCAACCTGATGAACCGTGGCGACGGCAGTCAGAAGGTCATCTTAGGAGCACCCGGCCTGTCGCTAGGCGATGTAAGCTGGTCCCCCGAAAATGGGTTCCTGCTTTTCATCGAAGAGAAAGAAGACCGCAAACTCATGTATGCCGTCCGTCTGAATCCGCAGACAGGCGAGGCTGAAACAAACTGGCTTGCGATTCCTGTTGGCAGCGGTACTCCCTGGCATCCACGCTGGTCAGGAGACGGTAAGACGATCTATTACGTCTCCAACGGTGACGGCTTTTCTTGTATCTATGGCCTGCCCTTCAACGCAAAGACGAGAGCATTTGGTGCACCTTTCGACGTAGCTCACTTTCATAAACAAAGAGCATCCATCGACAACGTCTTACCCCGAGCCTTCAATTTGTCGGTTTCTGGCGACACAATTTATTTGAACCTCGGCGAACAGAGTTCTACAATCCAACTCGGAAAGCTAGTAAATCATCCTTAA
- a CDS encoding sigma-70 family RNA polymerase sigma factor: MLDSLNSISGPQHVTQLLRRARAGDSEAASVLMPLVYRELHALAERKMRYERPNHTLQPTVLVNEAYLQLLNLDNLDFQNKAHFFALASTIMRRVLVDHARSAKAAKRPGAHQQVEFSSQMQVSTQPVDILALNSALDSLAAFDKRQAQVVEMRFFAGLSFEEIAEILDISVRTAKRDWSMARAWLHGELVPRRSTPHEC; this comes from the coding sequence ATGTTGGATTCACTCAATTCGATCTCAGGGCCACAGCACGTCACGCAGTTATTGCGGCGCGCTCGGGCGGGCGACTCGGAAGCTGCTTCCGTTTTGATGCCGCTTGTCTATCGTGAGCTCCATGCGCTTGCAGAGCGCAAGATGCGATATGAGCGTCCCAATCACACGCTGCAGCCCACGGTTCTGGTCAACGAGGCCTATCTACAGCTTCTGAATCTGGACAATCTCGATTTCCAGAACAAGGCCCACTTCTTCGCGTTGGCATCCACCATCATGCGACGGGTGCTGGTCGATCACGCACGGTCTGCAAAAGCAGCAAAACGTCCAGGCGCCCACCAGCAGGTCGAATTTAGTTCGCAAATGCAGGTGTCAACGCAGCCCGTAGACATCCTTGCACTGAACAGTGCCTTGGATTCCCTGGCGGCCTTTGATAAGCGGCAGGCACAGGTCGTCGAGATGCGTTTCTTCGCAGGCCTGTCGTTTGAAGAGATCGCAGAGATCCTCGATATCTCTGTTCGGACCGCGAAACGCGATTGGTCCATGGCAAGAGCGTGGTTGCACGGAGAACTCGTGCCAAGACGCAGCACACCTCATGAATGCTGA